One window of the Thermomicrobiales bacterium genome contains the following:
- a CDS encoding DUF1684 domain-containing protein has protein sequence MTTTRPSRLAGYRQRRDEFMRTGEHSPLTDTQKAGFVPLDYFEEDPSLALVLEVDTDIPHDPVELPTTTGESREYVPHGRITFEVEGQQATLTVYREPERGRLLIPFRDTTNTVETYGAGRTVDPQERPDGRLSVDFNYAYAPYCQYNDNWVCTVPPMGNWLKVPIRAGEKTYPNKESSEG, from the coding sequence ATGACGACGACACGACCATCGCGGCTTGCCGGCTACCGCCAGCGACGCGACGAGTTCATGCGCACCGGCGAGCACTCGCCGCTGACCGATACGCAGAAGGCTGGCTTCGTTCCGCTGGATTACTTCGAGGAGGATCCCAGCCTGGCTCTCGTGCTAGAGGTCGACACCGACATCCCGCACGATCCGGTCGAGCTGCCGACGACGACCGGCGAGAGCCGTGAATACGTGCCCCACGGACGGATCACCTTCGAGGTGGAGGGCCAGCAGGCGACGCTCACGGTCTATCGGGAGCCAGAGCGCGGGCGATTACTGATCCCATTCCGCGATACGACGAACACCGTCGAGACCTATGGAGCAGGCCGCACCGTCGACCCGCAGGAGCGGCCGGACGGCCGGCTGTCGGTCGATTTCAACTACGCCTACGCGCCGTACTGCCAGTACAACGACAACTGGGTCTGCACCGTCCCGCCGATGGGGAACTGGCTGAAGGTCCCGATCCGGGCCGGCGAGAAAACCTACCCGAACAAGGAGTCCAGCGAGGGATAA
- a CDS encoding MFS transporter, which translates to MPEPQNDRSIFGIYTGWVVVIAVMLTLAISSGGRFLFGVVLKPVSDEFGWDRADMALAVTISVVALSLLQPIVGWIVDRYGSRRILIAGVIITALAMLPMTVVHSLWQVYVFYGLLAAFGFAATSPVNTTALVNGWFEKRRGLALSMATSGSAYGQLLIVPIATVILMHWGWRASYLAISIALLVLILPIAILFVRDAPRDRPARGRDGQIDNRPKVTLGRAIRTPAYWQLSFGMFVCGFTMAFTSVHMIPYLTDMPEHSTHTMQTTASLALSVVGACSIIGAIVMGFLSDRAGHRQMLALTYFLRGLSFLILLAVGSWIPGIFLAAVVLGISWTSTTPLASAMAADIYGRASLATIFGFIFTAMNVGSGVGAWLAGLDYDITGNYHASLLANVAMGVAAAVATFVIRERPIEALPVPAGRTPELAGATSSVVGD; encoded by the coding sequence ATGCCCGAGCCACAAAACGACCGGTCGATCTTCGGTATCTATACCGGCTGGGTCGTCGTGATTGCCGTGATGCTGACGCTCGCGATCAGCTCCGGAGGTCGGTTCCTGTTCGGGGTCGTGCTCAAGCCGGTGAGCGACGAGTTCGGCTGGGATCGCGCCGACATGGCGCTCGCGGTGACGATCAGCGTCGTCGCGCTCTCGCTGCTACAGCCGATCGTTGGCTGGATAGTGGACCGCTACGGCTCGCGACGCATCCTGATCGCTGGCGTCATCATCACCGCGCTAGCGATGCTGCCGATGACGGTCGTCCATAGCCTCTGGCAGGTCTATGTGTTCTACGGGCTGCTCGCGGCATTCGGCTTCGCCGCAACCTCGCCGGTCAACACCACCGCGCTGGTCAACGGCTGGTTCGAAAAGCGCCGCGGGCTGGCGCTGTCGATGGCGACCTCCGGCTCGGCCTACGGCCAGCTGCTGATCGTCCCGATCGCCACGGTCATCCTCATGCACTGGGGCTGGCGCGCCAGCTACCTGGCGATCTCCATCGCGCTGCTGGTGCTGATCCTGCCGATCGCGATCCTCTTCGTCCGCGACGCCCCGCGAGACCGGCCGGCCCGCGGCCGTGATGGGCAGATCGACAATCGGCCGAAGGTGACGCTCGGCAGGGCAATCCGGACCCCGGCCTACTGGCAGCTCTCGTTCGGCATGTTCGTCTGCGGCTTCACGATGGCATTCACCTCGGTCCACATGATCCCGTATCTGACCGACATGCCCGAGCATTCGACCCACACGATGCAAACGACTGCATCACTGGCCCTTTCGGTCGTCGGTGCCTGCAGCATCATCGGCGCGATCGTGATGGGCTTCCTCTCGGATCGGGCCGGCCATCGCCAGATGCTGGCGCTGACCTACTTCCTGCGCGGGCTGTCATTTCTGATCCTGCTGGCAGTCGGATCGTGGATTCCTGGCATCTTCCTGGCGGCAGTCGTCCTCGGGATCTCCTGGACATCGACAACCCCGCTGGCCTCGGCAATGGCCGCAGATATCTACGGGCGCGCGTCGCTAGCGACGATCTTCGGCTTCATCTTCACCGCCATGAACGTCGGCTCCGGCGTCGGGGCGTGGTTGGCCGGCCTCGACTACGACATCACCGGCAACTATCACGCCTCGCTGCTCGCCAACGTCGCGATGGGCGTCGCGGCAGCGGTCGCGACGTTTGTCATCCGCGAGCGACCGATCGAGGCGTTGCCAGTTCCAGCCGGCCGGACGCCCGAGCTCGCAGGGGCGACATCGTCCGTCGTCGGCGATTGA
- a CDS encoding NAD-binding protein, with protein MTKLGVEHARTLAVAISDPLAAEVAVAVARRLNPRVDIVARARSREQMRRLRDLGADEIVQPEFEAGLELVRHVLHAHGLEQRQVAAIIQRRRSAYYEPEETERPR; from the coding sequence ATGACGAAGCTGGGAGTCGAGCACGCTCGGACACTTGCTGTCGCGATCTCCGACCCGCTGGCGGCCGAGGTGGCCGTCGCTGTCGCGCGGCGGCTCAACCCGCGGGTGGATATCGTCGCGCGCGCGCGAAGCCGCGAACAGATGCGACGATTGCGAGACCTCGGAGCGGACGAGATCGTCCAGCCCGAGTTCGAGGCCGGGCTCGAGCTGGTGCGCCACGTGCTGCACGCCCACGGGCTCGAGCAGCGGCAGGTCGCCGCGATCATCCAGCGCCGTCGGTCGGCCTACTACGAGCCGGAGGAGACAGAGCGGCCTCGATGA
- a CDS encoding cation:proton antiporter: MDHPQLVSTIGMALTAAFVGGVVARRLRVPVILGYLVAGILISPSTPGIDLNSEIVQTLAELGVAFLMFSLGAEFSLRELLRIRRIALGAGALQIVLTLTAGAAVALTLGWSGKAAAVFGMVVALGSSAVALKMLLLRGEMETRHGRATGGVAIFQDLALVPILITLPILASSGDGNVLAVIARSVGVAVAVLAAVLILGLRLVPILLELVERTKSRELFVLSIIVIALGAALVTEWAGLSIALGAFLAGLIVSESDFSHQVLVDITPLRDAFATLFFVSIGMLLDLRLVAEHPWAVAGLVLLVVFGKTVILAGVLRLFNLSRASAVMAGVLLAQVGEVSFIVASEALGHGIIASDQYRLILALSLGTLIVAPLMVNATPGILALLPTPGAAAAGQPMFEPIVDVSMRRHTIICGYGRIGAQLADALQRRGFHFIVIDNDLPTVRSAQGGGSPPSLAMPGTRTS; the protein is encoded by the coding sequence TTGGATCACCCGCAGCTTGTCTCCACGATCGGCATGGCCCTGACGGCGGCGTTCGTTGGCGGAGTCGTCGCGCGGCGCTTACGCGTGCCAGTCATTCTCGGCTATCTGGTTGCCGGAATCCTGATTTCGCCGTCGACGCCGGGGATTGACCTCAACTCCGAAATCGTCCAGACGCTCGCCGAGCTGGGCGTCGCCTTCCTGATGTTCTCGCTGGGGGCCGAGTTCTCGCTGCGCGAGCTGCTCCGCATCCGGCGGATTGCCCTTGGCGCAGGCGCGCTCCAGATTGTGCTGACCCTGACTGCCGGAGCGGCGGTCGCGCTGACACTGGGCTGGTCGGGAAAGGCCGCGGCCGTGTTCGGCATGGTCGTCGCGCTCGGGTCTTCGGCCGTCGCGCTCAAGATGCTGCTGCTTCGCGGCGAGATGGAGACGCGCCACGGGCGGGCGACCGGTGGTGTCGCCATTTTCCAGGATCTCGCTCTCGTTCCGATCCTGATCACGCTGCCGATCCTGGCCAGCAGCGGAGACGGCAATGTTCTGGCCGTCATCGCCCGGTCGGTCGGAGTCGCGGTCGCAGTGCTGGCGGCGGTGCTGATCCTGGGCTTGCGCCTCGTTCCGATCCTGCTGGAGCTGGTCGAGCGGACGAAGTCGCGCGAGCTGTTCGTGCTCTCGATCATCGTGATCGCGCTCGGCGCGGCGTTGGTGACCGAATGGGCCGGCCTCTCGATCGCCCTTGGCGCCTTCCTGGCCGGCCTGATCGTGTCCGAATCCGACTTCTCGCATCAGGTCCTGGTGGACATCACCCCGTTGCGCGATGCCTTCGCGACGCTCTTCTTCGTCTCGATCGGCATGCTGCTCGACCTGCGGCTTGTCGCCGAGCATCCGTGGGCAGTCGCCGGGCTGGTGCTACTCGTTGTCTTCGGCAAGACAGTGATCCTGGCGGGGGTTCTTCGGCTATTCAACCTCTCGCGAGCCAGCGCGGTGATGGCCGGTGTGCTACTGGCCCAGGTTGGCGAGGTGTCGTTCATCGTCGCCAGCGAGGCGCTCGGGCACGGGATTATCGCCAGTGACCAGTATCGGTTGATCCTGGCGCTATCGCTCGGCACGCTGATCGTCGCGCCGCTGATGGTCAATGCGACGCCGGGAATTCTGGCACTTCTGCCAACGCCTGGCGCGGCCGCCGCCGGCCAGCCGATGTTCGAGCCTATCGTCGACGTGTCGATGCGCCGGCACACGATCATCTGCGGGTATGGGCGGATCGGTGCGCAACTGGCCGATGCGTTGCAGCGTCGGGGCTTCCACTTCATCGTCATCGACAACGACTTGCCAACCGTGCGGTCGGCGCAAGGAGGGGGGTCACCGCCATCTTTGGCGATGCCGGGAACCCGAACCTCATGA
- a CDS encoding PPOX class F420-dependent oxidoreductase, with the protein MTSYTNEDRELLERPAFAVLTTLGADGSPQSTVMWFRLVDDEVRMIAPAASVKARHIARDGRVTVVVTDPGNGYAYVGVRGLASLIHDDAAARAELRQIAARYIGDAAGRYVESLSADPRVLIVIRADQISGRHSQPPG; encoded by the coding sequence ATGACGAGCTACACGAACGAGGATCGCGAGCTGCTGGAGCGGCCGGCCTTCGCGGTGCTGACGACGCTGGGCGCCGACGGCAGCCCGCAGTCGACAGTCATGTGGTTCAGGCTCGTGGACGATGAGGTGCGCATGATTGCGCCGGCCGCGTCGGTCAAGGCGCGGCATATCGCGCGCGATGGCCGCGTGACGGTTGTTGTCACCGATCCGGGGAACGGTTACGCCTACGTCGGGGTGCGCGGTCTGGCCAGCCTCATCCACGATGATGCCGCGGCGCGAGCCGAGCTACGGCAGATCGCTGCGCGCTACATAGGCGATGCTGCCGGGCGCTATGTCGAGTCGCTCTCAGCCGATCCGCGCGTGCTGATCGTCATTCGGGCCGATCAGATCAGCGGCCGGCACAGCCAGCCACCGGGCTGA
- a CDS encoding TraR/DksA family transcriptional regulator: protein MMTMNANQRRAWSDRLNAELRETLESLQRIEQEIPALSRDEDEEGGVPANHLADEASNVYELERLATIRAGLTDREYSIRDAQTRLANGVYGICQRCGKQIDPGRLEALPWALYCIECQEIVDREVD, encoded by the coding sequence ATGATGACGATGAATGCGAACCAGCGGCGAGCATGGTCCGACCGGCTCAATGCCGAGCTGCGTGAGACGCTGGAGTCGCTCCAGCGGATCGAGCAGGAGATCCCGGCGCTCTCGCGTGACGAGGATGAAGAGGGCGGGGTGCCGGCCAATCATCTGGCCGACGAAGCCAGCAACGTCTACGAGTTGGAGCGATTGGCAACGATTCGCGCAGGTCTCACCGACCGCGAGTATTCGATTCGCGATGCGCAGACGCGCCTGGCGAACGGGGTGTACGGCATTTGCCAACGCTGCGGCAAGCAGATCGACCCCGGCCGGCTGGAGGCGCTGCCCTGGGCGCTCTATTGCATCGAGTGCCAGGAGATCGTCGATCGGGAAGTGGACTAG
- a CDS encoding aldo/keto reductase, with product MEWRELGLTGLRVPVVGMGTWRTFDVYGKEEQADRVGVVSEALDLSVRFFDSSPMYGEAERVLGAALTGRRSRAIVATKVWTWDDVEGHSQIDRALHYFEGRVDVYQVHNLVRWRELLPVFQRMKDAGQIAALGVTHYQHSAFSELADVLRSEDVDTVQIPLNPLDRVAEREILPLAAERGIGVIVMRPFGEGSLVRNAPPAAALAPFVRFGCRTWSQVLLKWTLSDPRVTVAIPATASREHLRDNAEAGDPPWFGPDERAEVVRLAERYCR from the coding sequence ATGGAGTGGCGCGAGCTCGGCCTTACTGGCCTGCGGGTTCCGGTGGTCGGGATGGGCACCTGGCGGACGTTCGATGTCTACGGCAAGGAAGAGCAGGCTGACCGCGTGGGCGTCGTGAGCGAGGCGCTCGATCTGTCCGTGCGCTTCTTCGATTCTTCGCCGATGTATGGCGAAGCCGAGCGAGTCCTTGGCGCTGCGCTCACCGGCCGGCGTTCGCGGGCGATCGTCGCAACGAAGGTCTGGACGTGGGACGACGTGGAGGGTCATTCCCAGATCGATCGCGCCCTGCACTACTTCGAGGGCCGTGTCGATGTCTACCAGGTCCACAACCTCGTCCGATGGCGAGAGCTACTGCCGGTCTTCCAGCGTATGAAGGACGCCGGGCAAATTGCCGCGCTTGGCGTTACTCACTACCAGCATTCGGCGTTTTCAGAGCTGGCCGACGTCCTCCGGTCGGAAGACGTTGACACCGTCCAGATCCCGCTGAACCCGCTCGATCGCGTGGCCGAGCGCGAGATCCTGCCGCTGGCGGCCGAGCGGGGTATCGGTGTGATCGTCATGCGCCCATTCGGCGAAGGCAGCCTCGTCCGCAACGCGCCGCCGGCCGCGGCGCTGGCGCCGTTCGTCCGGTTCGGGTGTCGGACCTGGTCGCAGGTGCTGCTGAAGTGGACCCTGAGCGACCCGCGTGTGACGGTCGCGATCCCGGCGACGGCTAGCCGCGAACATCTACGCGACAACGCCGAGGCCGGCGACCCACCCTGGTTTGGCCCCGACGAGCGCGCCGAGGTGGTTCGGCTCGCCGAGCGTTACTGCCGATAG
- a CDS encoding haloacid dehalogenase type II, translating to MTSTRFGGFEAIVFDAYGTIFDLGALEGICAAVAPDPAAFSRMWRVKQLEYATLRTVLDRYSDWGQITSDALDYTTTIFGLSIDPTQRGRLMRGWIELPAFPDAAPALRRLDESGDRIAVLSNATHDMLDPLIARNGLAGVFDDVLTSEMVQVFKPDRHLYAVAADRFMARPNEVLFVTTNGFDVAGAKAAGLTVCWVDRHGLPLDPLGFDPDIRVHTLVELADLLLGGPDEPVGLR from the coding sequence ATGACATCGACACGGTTCGGCGGGTTCGAGGCAATTGTCTTCGATGCCTATGGCACGATCTTCGATCTTGGCGCGCTGGAGGGTATCTGCGCCGCCGTCGCTCCCGACCCGGCGGCGTTCTCGCGGATGTGGCGGGTCAAGCAGCTGGAGTACGCCACCTTGCGCACGGTGCTGGACCGGTATAGCGACTGGGGCCAGATCACGTCGGACGCGCTGGATTACACAACCACCATCTTCGGACTCTCGATCGACCCCACCCAGCGAGGCCGGCTGATGCGTGGCTGGATCGAGCTGCCGGCCTTTCCCGATGCTGCCCCGGCGCTCAGACGTCTCGACGAGTCTGGCGACCGCATCGCCGTCCTGTCGAACGCAACACACGACATGCTCGACCCGCTGATCGCGCGCAATGGCCTTGCCGGCGTCTTCGATGATGTGCTGACCAGCGAGATGGTCCAGGTGTTCAAACCAGACCGCCATCTGTACGCAGTCGCTGCCGACCGCTTCATGGCCCGGCCGAACGAGGTGCTGTTCGTCACGACGAATGGGTTCGATGTGGCCGGCGCCAAGGCGGCCGGCCTGACCGTCTGCTGGGTCGATCGCCACGGCCTGCCGCTCGACCCGCTGGGGTTCGATCCGGACATCCGCGTCCACACCCTCGTCGAGTTGGCCGACCTGTTGCTCGGCGGGCCGGATGAGCCCGTGGGGTTGCGCTGA
- a CDS encoding cob(I)yrinic acid a,c-diamide adenosyltransferase gives MPFYTRGGDKGYTDLLGGRVPKYAPRPETLGAIDEATSSIGFARSLASSERTQSILIDVQRDLYLMMAELAFTPEVHQKRYHVTAEHVLRIEAETDALEADVPLPPHFILPGDSQGGAALDVARTIVRRSERLAVRLIHDGEVENEQLLAYLNRLSSLLFILARFEDQCAGVTPTPAKQSRV, from the coding sequence GTGCCGTTCTACACCCGCGGTGGAGATAAGGGATATACCGACCTGCTCGGCGGGCGCGTTCCCAAGTACGCTCCGCGACCGGAGACGCTGGGCGCAATCGATGAAGCGACGTCGTCGATTGGCTTCGCCCGCTCGCTGGCAAGCTCCGAGCGCACGCAGTCGATTCTCATCGACGTCCAGCGCGATCTCTATCTGATGATGGCCGAGCTGGCGTTTACTCCCGAGGTGCACCAGAAGCGCTACCACGTCACTGCCGAGCATGTCCTGCGGATCGAGGCCGAGACGGACGCGCTGGAAGCCGACGTGCCGCTGCCGCCACACTTCATCCTGCCGGGAGATTCACAGGGGGGCGCTGCGCTGGATGTTGCGCGGACCATCGTCCGGCGATCCGAGCGGCTGGCAGTGCGGCTGATTCACGATGGCGAAGTAGAGAACGAGCAGCTGCTGGCCTATCTGAACCGGCTGTCGTCGCTGCTGTTCATTCTGGCGCGTTTCGAGGATCAGTGCGCCGGTGTGACGCCGACTCCGGCCAAGCAGTCACGCGTCTGA
- a CDS encoding S41 family peptidase, with protein MSAPGHPHEPPAGDQPMAAPPSPEQPRPGHRQSPRGAIRAIILFVALSVLLFTFSGGMLFQRFVVSPPSGGASAAPNAQAGGPDAINQAWQLIQDKYVDQKAVDANQMTEAAISAMLATLHDEGHTRYLTAEESQAQTESLSGEYVGVGIQVEQRTEGIVVVAPIDGSPAMEAGVRPGDILVSVDGQDVSTRTVDDVVKIIRGPEGSKITLEFRRAGEANPLSFTLTRRKIEVSPVAWVMLDDHIALIRLSQFSTGAGDDIIKALDAAKKQGAERVVLDLRNNPGGYVNEAIKVASTFVPEGSTIFVSQFRDGSRQEHKAEPQAANIGDLPLIVLINQGSASSSEITAGAIRANTPNATLIGERTFGTGTVLSTFELDNGGTILLGTELWLTPDGRMIRDHGIRPDVQVGLRDGQYPFIPVNNAGPLPDNLNDFQLEWAIDVLRNTSATTP; from the coding sequence ATGAGCGCACCCGGACACCCCCACGAGCCGCCGGCCGGAGACCAGCCAATGGCCGCGCCACCATCGCCAGAGCAGCCACGACCAGGCCACCGACAATCGCCAAGAGGCGCAATCAGGGCGATTATTCTGTTTGTCGCCCTCAGTGTGCTGCTGTTCACCTTCTCAGGTGGGATGCTCTTCCAGCGCTTCGTCGTCAGCCCGCCCAGCGGCGGGGCCAGCGCGGCGCCGAACGCCCAGGCAGGCGGCCCCGATGCGATCAACCAGGCCTGGCAGCTGATCCAGGACAAGTACGTCGACCAGAAAGCGGTCGATGCCAACCAGATGACCGAGGCCGCGATCTCGGCGATGCTCGCAACGCTCCACGACGAGGGCCACACCCGCTATCTGACCGCCGAGGAGAGCCAGGCGCAGACAGAATCGCTCTCTGGCGAGTACGTCGGCGTCGGCATTCAGGTCGAGCAACGCACCGAGGGGATCGTGGTCGTCGCGCCGATCGATGGCTCGCCAGCGATGGAGGCCGGCGTTCGCCCTGGCGATATCCTGGTCTCGGTCGATGGACAGGATGTCTCGACCCGCACGGTGGACGACGTGGTCAAGATCATCCGTGGACCAGAAGGATCGAAGATCACGCTCGAATTCCGCCGTGCCGGCGAGGCGAATCCGCTCAGCTTCACGCTGACGCGGCGCAAGATCGAGGTGTCACCAGTCGCCTGGGTGATGCTGGACGATCACATCGCGCTGATCCGACTGTCGCAATTCTCGACTGGCGCCGGGGACGACATCATCAAGGCGCTGGATGCGGCGAAGAAACAGGGCGCAGAACGGGTGGTCCTCGATCTCCGCAATAATCCTGGCGGTTATGTCAACGAAGCGATCAAGGTTGCGTCGACCTTCGTCCCCGAGGGGTCCACGATCTTCGTCAGCCAGTTCCGCGACGGCAGCCGGCAGGAGCACAAGGCCGAGCCCCAGGCAGCGAACATCGGCGACCTTCCGCTGATCGTGTTGATCAATCAGGGGTCAGCATCGTCGTCGGAGATCACCGCCGGCGCGATTCGGGCGAACACGCCAAACGCGACGCTGATCGGTGAGCGAACATTCGGCACCGGCACTGTTCTGAGCACGTTCGAGCTGGATAACGGTGGCACGATCCTGCTCGGCACCGAGCTCTGGCTGACGCCGGACGGCAGGATGATCCGCGACCACGGCATCCGGCCAGATGTCCAGGTCGGGCTGCGGGATGGACAGTATCCGTTCATTCCCGTCAACAACGCCGGCCCACTGCCGGACAACCTGAACGATTTCCAGCTCGAATGGGCAATCGACGTCCTTCGAAACACTAGCGCGACGACCCCCTAG
- a CDS encoding molybdopterin-dependent oxidoreductase: protein MRDQRRLPTGSTAGAFTAAAAGILVAGLWAGLAQLGLATYPPFDLADLLIRASPGGLATWAIETFGHTAKRLLLAGGVLLWVAAWPALTLAVGRDRERPGMITAAISFAAGFGLAWWDGAQGGQLAWLVITLGLPAALGGLLLDRWLAGLKALDAERTREASDHWIDQPGDYGRRELLGRIALLTLGLGLGGVAIGRALSWLSGPETPTEAGEPLAAVAASPEPSVATPATSGFIAPDGVPPRYTDNAAFYRVDISTRAPNINQDSWSLTVAGQVDREVVLAWQDLLAMPAVTQDGTLMCISFTYDSGLISTTHWTGVPLRDVLQRAGIGDGVARLVCHGAGGYSDSIPLAKALDPRTLLAYGMDGTTLPRNHGFPCRLYIPDLYGEKNVKWLERIELIDADYRGYWQERGWTNDATIQIISTIETPRGTVTPGADGIVPLGGIAFAGSRGIQLVEVRIDDGPWQPAEIEPYQPELVWQRWRYDWRPAAGRYRVTARATDGTGALQIAAETDPHPDGMTGYQTVRLEVA, encoded by the coding sequence ATGCGGGATCAGAGACGCCTTCCAACCGGTTCGACCGCCGGGGCATTCACCGCGGCGGCGGCCGGCATCCTTGTCGCCGGCCTCTGGGCCGGCCTCGCTCAGCTCGGGCTCGCGACCTACCCACCCTTTGACCTCGCCGACCTGCTGATCCGCGCATCCCCCGGCGGCCTGGCAACCTGGGCAATAGAGACATTCGGCCACACAGCCAAGCGTCTCCTGTTGGCCGGCGGTGTTCTGCTCTGGGTAGCGGCCTGGCCGGCGCTGACGCTCGCGGTCGGGCGGGACCGCGAACGTCCAGGGATGATTACCGCCGCCATATCGTTCGCCGCGGGGTTCGGGCTGGCATGGTGGGATGGCGCCCAGGGTGGGCAGCTCGCGTGGCTGGTCATCACGCTCGGGCTGCCGGCCGCGCTCGGCGGGCTACTTCTCGATCGCTGGCTCGCGGGCCTCAAAGCGCTGGACGCCGAGCGGACACGGGAGGCAAGCGACCACTGGATCGACCAGCCGGGAGACTACGGCCGCCGCGAGCTACTGGGCCGTATAGCGCTGCTGACTCTGGGGCTCGGCCTCGGCGGTGTTGCCATCGGCCGCGCGCTGAGTTGGCTCAGCGGGCCAGAAACGCCGACGGAAGCCGGCGAGCCGCTGGCAGCCGTAGCCGCCAGCCCCGAACCATCCGTCGCGACGCCGGCCACCAGCGGCTTCATCGCGCCCGACGGCGTGCCGCCGCGCTACACCGATAACGCCGCGTTCTACAGGGTTGATATCTCCACCCGCGCCCCGAACATCAACCAGGATAGCTGGTCGCTGACCGTCGCCGGGCAGGTCGATCGCGAGGTCGTCCTTGCCTGGCAGGACCTGCTGGCTATGCCGGCTGTCACGCAGGACGGCACGTTGATGTGCATCTCTTTTACGTACGACAGCGGGCTCATCTCCACGACCCACTGGACCGGTGTGCCGTTGCGCGATGTCCTCCAGCGCGCCGGCATCGGCGATGGGGTTGCCCGCCTCGTCTGTCACGGCGCGGGTGGCTATTCCGACTCAATCCCGCTGGCGAAGGCTCTCGACCCGCGAACACTCCTGGCCTACGGGATGGATGGCACGACGCTGCCGCGCAACCATGGCTTCCCCTGCCGGCTCTACATCCCCGACCTCTACGGCGAAAAGAACGTCAAGTGGCTGGAGAGGATCGAGCTGATCGACGCCGACTATCGAGGCTACTGGCAGGAGCGCGGCTGGACGAACGACGCGACGATCCAGATCATCTCGACGATCGAGACACCGCGCGGGACAGTCACCCCGGGAGCAGACGGCATCGTGCCGCTGGGCGGAATCGCCTTCGCTGGTTCGCGAGGCATCCAGCTCGTCGAAGTGCGGATTGACGATGGACCATGGCAGCCGGCCGAGATCGAGCCATATCAGCCGGAGCTCGTCTGGCAGCGCTGGCGCTACGACTGGCGGCCAGCCGCCGGCCGCTATCGCGTGACAGCCCGCGCGACCGATGGAACCGGGGCGCTGCAGATCGCAGCAGAAACAGACCCGCACCCGGATGGGATGACTGGCTATCAGACGGTGCGGCTGGAAGTCGCCTGA
- a CDS encoding HNH endonuclease signature motif containing protein has translation MPSRAEIMRAVAETDRTFRLVEGDWIGKCLICNGPLRFDAQTGAGATIEHIVPRTAGGANDLLNLGLAHAACNYEKGVHWDEPKRRRGREKEYEALVTRLLTTRRARWREPGQATSSRTV, from the coding sequence ATGCCATCTCGCGCCGAGATCATGCGCGCTGTCGCCGAGACCGATCGCACATTTCGCCTGGTCGAGGGCGACTGGATCGGCAAGTGCCTGATCTGCAACGGGCCGCTGCGGTTCGATGCGCAGACCGGCGCGGGGGCGACGATCGAGCACATCGTCCCGCGAACGGCCGGCGGGGCGAACGACCTGCTCAACCTCGGGCTGGCCCACGCCGCCTGCAACTACGAGAAGGGCGTCCACTGGGACGAGCCGAAGCGCCGCCGGGGTCGGGAGAAGGAGTACGAGGCGTTGGTAACTCGGTTGCTGACAACGCGCCGGGCACGCTGGCGCGAACCGGGTCAGGCGACTTCCAGCCGCACCGTCTGA